The following are encoded together in the Chloroflexaceae bacterium genome:
- the radC gene encoding DNA repair protein RadC: MPEYHLRLKELPAGDQPRERLAALGAGALSDAELLAILLRVGVRGASVLHLAQKLLAEYGGWPGLLNADYLDLCRRHGLGAAKAATLKAALEVGRRMLIAGHDERFQVRSPADAATLLMVEMGHLDQEHLRTVLLDTKNKVQQIATIYIGSLNSAVIRVGEVFKGAIRHNSAALIVAHNHPSGDPTPSPEDVLITRQIVEAGKLLDVDVLDHLVIGRGRYVSMRERGLGFAT; this comes from the coding sequence ATGCCCGAGTACCACCTGCGCCTGAAGGAACTCCCTGCTGGCGATCAACCTCGTGAGCGCCTGGCTGCCCTCGGCGCCGGCGCCCTTAGCGACGCTGAACTACTAGCCATTCTATTGCGCGTGGGGGTGCGCGGCGCCAGCGTCCTGCACCTTGCCCAGAAGCTCCTCGCCGAGTACGGCGGCTGGCCCGGGCTGCTCAACGCCGATTACCTCGACCTCTGCCGGCGCCATGGCCTGGGCGCCGCCAAGGCTGCCACTCTTAAGGCGGCCCTGGAAGTCGGGCGGCGCATGCTCATCGCGGGCCACGACGAACGCTTCCAGGTGCGCTCACCCGCCGACGCCGCCACCCTGCTCATGGTCGAAATGGGGCACCTGGACCAGGAACACCTCCGCACCGTACTCCTGGATACAAAAAACAAGGTGCAGCAGATTGCTACGATCTATATCGGCTCGCTCAATAGCGCTGTTATCCGCGTGGGCGAGGTCTTCAAAGGCGCCATTCGCCATAACAGCGCCGCCCTGATCGTCGCTCACAACCACCCCAGCGGCGACCCGACCCCCTCACCCGAAGATGTGCTGATCACCCGGCAGATCGTCGAGGCGGGCAAGCTCCTCGATGTGGATGTGCTCGACCATCTGGTGATTGGCCGCGGGCGCTACGTCAGTATGCGCGAACGGGGATTGGGGTTTGCGACCTGA
- a CDS encoding DUF3141 domain-containing protein: MMYRTLTGPQQVDTLAAPQQSGANMFMPVLAFNPLTLSLGWMAAYLDYLQDASQRSVLFLDVLRQRGNQFFEHAAAGAPPVLRFEYELLIDGKDLPRPCNYILYRIIPEAGQEIDPKKRPFVIVDPRAGHGPGVGGMKEDSQIGVLLRAGHPVYFVSFRPDPVPGQTLEDIGIAEATFLREVLRRHPDAPKPCVTGNCQAGWAVTMLAAVAPDLTGPIILNGAPLAYWSGARGQNPMRYSGGLWGGAWITSYLCALGNDRFDGAYLVQNFENLNLANTFWTKQYNVYANIDTEPSRYLHFEKWWTGFFKLTTEEMEFIVNDLFVGNKLATNQIQLSDGRRVSLKNIKAPIVVFASRGDDITPPQQALNWILDVYENDEEIIRDDQVIVYTLHEDIGHLGIFVSGRVARRETTAIFGTLEFIDQLNPGLYEMLIEPADETPYDSISALPQYNIRFVQRSLNDLKRIDDGREEERYFDTFAQVSEVTTSWYKTFADPWVRLGVTEQSAEALRQLNPARLQHYFFSNRNPWMWPVAAMAEAARRNRRPVAADNPFVALEREVSHVIETWLQSVGNIRDAGLELWFKAVYGPMGLGMLFPPREQRKVPVESEAEQAFKARAEHLRVNIAEGGFRAAAARLIILLSRADKDVEPRTIHNINRLVDHPRFAGMQYEEARALFKDQFLTIALDRQGALAALPRLLPGREEREEAAALACQVVLAGDKPNMAEKAVLDEIAATLGLEADHLISSMAGSPNGEIGAELARLRAENERLRAELTRLREGEGLAVGND, encoded by the coding sequence ATGATGTACCGCACGCTGACAGGGCCTCAGCAGGTTGACACACTGGCAGCGCCGCAGCAGTCCGGCGCTAATATGTTTATGCCGGTGCTGGCATTCAATCCGCTCACCCTCTCGCTCGGATGGATGGCGGCCTATCTGGATTACTTGCAGGATGCGTCGCAGCGCTCCGTGCTCTTCCTCGATGTGCTGCGACAGCGCGGCAACCAGTTCTTCGAGCACGCAGCCGCTGGCGCGCCGCCGGTGCTGAGGTTCGAGTATGAGTTGCTGATTGACGGCAAGGATCTGCCCCGACCCTGCAACTACATCCTCTACCGCATCATCCCTGAAGCCGGCCAGGAGATTGACCCCAAAAAACGCCCCTTTGTCATCGTTGATCCTCGCGCCGGCCACGGGCCTGGAGTTGGCGGCATGAAAGAAGACTCGCAGATCGGGGTGCTCCTGCGGGCCGGCCACCCGGTCTACTTCGTCAGCTTCCGTCCCGATCCTGTGCCCGGCCAGACCCTGGAAGATATTGGCATCGCCGAGGCGACCTTCCTGCGCGAGGTCCTCCGCCGCCATCCCGACGCGCCGAAGCCCTGTGTGACCGGCAACTGCCAGGCCGGTTGGGCCGTGACGATGCTCGCCGCCGTCGCGCCTGATCTTACCGGCCCGATCATTCTCAATGGCGCTCCGCTCGCCTACTGGTCCGGCGCGCGCGGTCAGAACCCGATGCGCTATAGCGGCGGCCTGTGGGGCGGCGCGTGGATCACCTCCTACCTCTGCGCCCTGGGCAATGATCGCTTTGATGGCGCCTACCTGGTGCAGAACTTCGAGAACCTCAACCTGGCCAATACGTTCTGGACGAAACAGTATAACGTCTATGCCAACATTGACACCGAGCCGTCGCGCTATCTCCACTTCGAGAAGTGGTGGACCGGCTTCTTTAAGCTGACCACCGAAGAGATGGAGTTCATCGTCAACGATCTCTTCGTGGGCAACAAGCTCGCCACGAACCAGATCCAGCTCTCCGACGGCCGCCGGGTGAGCCTGAAGAACATCAAGGCCCCGATCGTGGTCTTCGCCTCCCGCGGCGATGACATTACGCCGCCGCAGCAGGCGTTGAACTGGATCCTCGATGTCTACGAGAACGATGAGGAGATTATCCGCGACGATCAGGTGATCGTCTATACCCTCCACGAAGACATCGGGCACCTGGGGATCTTCGTCTCGGGGCGCGTCGCCCGCCGGGAGACTACGGCCATCTTCGGCACCCTGGAGTTCATTGACCAGCTTAATCCAGGGCTCTACGAGATGCTCATCGAACCCGCCGATGAAACGCCTTACGATTCCATCTCGGCGCTCCCGCAGTACAATATTCGCTTCGTCCAGCGCTCGCTGAACGACCTCAAGCGCATTGACGATGGGCGCGAGGAAGAGCGCTACTTCGACACCTTCGCCCAGGTCTCCGAGGTCACGACGAGCTGGTACAAAACCTTCGCGGACCCCTGGGTGCGCCTGGGTGTGACGGAGCAGTCGGCGGAAGCGCTGCGCCAATTGAACCCTGCCCGGCTCCAGCACTACTTCTTCTCCAATCGGAACCCCTGGATGTGGCCCGTCGCGGCGATGGCCGAGGCGGCGCGCCGCAACCGTCGCCCTGTCGCTGCCGACAATCCCTTCGTGGCCCTTGAGCGCGAGGTGTCCCACGTCATCGAGACCTGGCTACAGTCCGTGGGCAATATCCGCGATGCAGGGCTGGAACTCTGGTTCAAGGCCGTCTATGGTCCCATGGGGCTGGGTATGCTGTTCCCGCCGCGCGAACAGCGCAAGGTGCCGGTCGAGTCGGAGGCTGAACAGGCGTTCAAGGCCAGGGCCGAGCACCTGCGGGTGAACATCGCCGAAGGCGGCTTCCGGGCCGCCGCGGCGCGCCTTATCATCCTGCTCTCGCGAGCGGACAAAGACGTTGAACCACGTACTATCCATAATATCAACCGGCTCGTTGATCATCCCCGCTTCGCCGGTATGCAGTACGAGGAAGCGCGGGCGCTCTTCAAGGATCAGTTCCTGACGATCGCGCTGGACCGGCAGGGCGCCCTTGCTGCGCTACCCCGGCTCCTGCCCGGCCGCGAGGAGCGCGAAGAGGCCGCGGCCCTGGCATGCCAGGTGGTGCTGGCCGGCGACAAGCCCAACATGGCCGAAAAAGCCGTTCTGGATGAGATCGCCGCCACCCTGGGGCTGGAGGCGGATCACCTGATCTCGAGCATGGCTGGATCGCCAAATGGCGAGATCGGGGCCGAACTGGCCCGCCTCCGGGCCGAGAACGAACGCCTGCGCGCCGAACTGACCCGGCTCCGGGAAGGTGAGGGCCTGGCCGTTGGCAACGACTAA
- a CDS encoding substrate-binding domain-containing protein → MAASSNTPRPSNDGGTSVNQDEPAIQLTQKQIEEFKQADVRSDRRLALLVFFATLAGNLLAVVASLADASGLIVPIANLVSPMPSVTIAGSATILGDELRLASDWVAAFQELNLETWDLPIAGEIERKIRFTVNPVGTVQGIELATKGDVDLLAASEPLPDEQIGRLAASGVNIACAAPIGYDVIVFVTDITNRLERPINLQELSGILNNNIRSWSEVRGQPEPVRIFAREGSGTTELVLRKFLGRSDMPSHMINCTSQADCLNLTLSTRGSLYWVSLSWLRLQPENYLVPVLIENAEGRVTDPLSPQFDPWNYPAELIRPLYMYVLQSPRSDPRSIEVSKQFLSYIRGVQGQQILETHFFTTHFQPPPGVELELPPGFGTSPGGLPIICR, encoded by the coding sequence ATGGCAGCATCATCGAATACGCCCCGACCTTCCAACGACGGCGGCACAAGCGTCAATCAGGATGAACCGGCCATCCAGCTCACCCAGAAGCAGATCGAGGAATTCAAGCAGGCCGACGTGCGCTCCGACCGGCGTCTGGCCCTGCTCGTCTTCTTCGCCACCCTGGCCGGCAACCTGCTGGCCGTGGTCGCCAGTCTGGCGGACGCGAGCGGGCTGATCGTGCCGATTGCCAACCTGGTCTCTCCGATGCCCTCGGTGACGATTGCCGGGAGCGCCACCATCCTGGGTGACGAGTTACGACTGGCCAGCGACTGGGTTGCGGCGTTTCAGGAGCTTAATCTGGAGACCTGGGATCTTCCAATAGCCGGTGAGATTGAACGCAAAATCCGGTTTACGGTCAATCCGGTAGGCACCGTTCAGGGGATCGAACTGGCGACGAAAGGCGACGTTGATCTGCTTGCCGCCTCCGAACCGCTACCCGACGAACAGATCGGCAGGCTTGCCGCCTCCGGCGTGAACATCGCATGCGCCGCGCCTATCGGCTACGACGTGATCGTCTTCGTGACGGACATCACCAATCGCCTGGAACGGCCGATTAACCTCCAGGAACTCTCCGGCATCCTCAACAACAACATCCGCAGCTGGTCAGAAGTGCGCGGTCAGCCAGAGCCGGTCCGGATCTTCGCCCGTGAAGGCAGCGGAACGACCGAACTGGTGTTGCGGAAGTTCCTTGGGCGCAGCGACATGCCCTCGCACATGATCAATTGCACCTCCCAGGCTGATTGCCTCAACCTGACCCTGAGCACCCGCGGCTCACTCTACTGGGTGAGTCTCTCCTGGCTGCGCCTGCAACCCGAGAACTATCTGGTTCCGGTGTTGATCGAGAATGCTGAAGGACGGGTGACCGATCCACTCAGCCCGCAGTTCGATCCGTGGAACTATCCAGCCGAGCTGATCCGTCCGCTGTACATGTACGTTCTCCAGAGCCCGCGTTCGGATCCGCGCTCGATTGAGGTGAGCAAGCAGTTCTTGAGTTATATCCGTGGCGTCCAGGGGCAGCAGATCCTCGAGACCCACTTCTTCACCACGCACTTCCAACCCCCACCCGGTGTGGAACTGGAATTGCCGCCCGGCTTTGGCACGTCGCCAGGCGGATTGCCGATCATTTGCCGGTAG
- the fabI gene encoding enoyl-ACP reductase FabI, translated as MYSAADLRLDGKKGLVLGIANQQSIAYACAKAFRFLGAELAVTYLNEKARPFVEPLAAELEAPIFLPCDVRIEGQLEAVFGAIREQWGELHFALHSIAFAPREDLQGRLIESSREGFSVAMDISCHSFIRMARLAEPLMTSGGTLYAMSFYGAEKVVENYNLMGPVKAALESAVRYIAYELGPKGIRTHIISPGPIQTRAASGIEDFDEILARAAERAPAQRLVTTADVGLFTAILATNAARLITGEITYIDGGYHIMG; from the coding sequence ATGTACAGTGCAGCCGACCTGCGTCTGGACGGCAAGAAGGGGCTGGTCCTCGGCATCGCCAATCAACAGTCGATTGCCTATGCCTGCGCCAAGGCCTTCCGCTTCCTCGGCGCCGAACTCGCTGTGACCTACCTGAACGAAAAGGCCCGTCCCTTCGTCGAGCCGCTTGCGGCGGAGCTTGAAGCGCCGATCTTTCTCCCCTGCGATGTACGCATCGAGGGTCAGCTCGAAGCCGTATTTGGCGCCATCCGCGAACAGTGGGGCGAGCTCCACTTTGCTCTGCACTCCATCGCCTTTGCGCCCAGGGAAGACCTGCAGGGGCGACTGATCGAATCGTCGCGCGAGGGGTTCTCGGTGGCGATGGACATCTCCTGCCACTCCTTCATTCGCATGGCCCGTCTGGCGGAACCGCTGATGACCTCGGGCGGCACGCTCTACGCGATGAGTTTCTACGGCGCGGAAAAGGTGGTCGAGAACTACAACCTGATGGGCCCGGTCAAGGCGGCTCTGGAGTCCGCGGTGCGCTACATTGCCTACGAACTGGGACCTAAAGGCATCCGCACCCATATCATCTCTCCAGGCCCCATTCAGACCCGCGCCGCCTCAGGCATCGAGGACTTCGACGAGATCCTGGCCCGGGCCGCCGAACGCGCCCCGGCCCAGCGTCTGGTGACCACCGCCGACGTTGGCCTGTTCACGGCCATTCTCGCCACCAACGCCGCCCGTCTGATCACCGGCGAGATTACCTACATTGATGGCGGCTACCACATTATGGGGTGA
- the ilvA gene encoding threonine ammonia-lyase: MTDFPITLADIQQARQTIRDVVINTPVLPAAQLSSELGAQVFYKAENTQYSGSFKVRGAFNTIARLSAEEKARGVIAPSAGNHAQGVALAAQLHGVRAVIVMPERAPLKKIVATRRFGAEVILHGDSFDAAAAYAGELQARHGYTYIHAFDNPYVIAGQGTIGLELAEALPNLTTLVVPIGGGGLIGGVALALKALRPDTRIVGVQAAGCAPVPASLAAGRPVAVEAARTIADGIAVKAPGRLTLPLIQALVDEVVVVDDEDIVLAIAHVVQNSRLVVEGAGAAGVAALLAGKTRLEPGSVAAVLLCGGNIDDELLARVLETAMVRQGRYLLLRTSVEDRPGGLARLINLVAETGASVLDLFHRRAMWRVPITMAGVELVLEVRDEEHAQAVLERLQRHGYRCERDGVGPWPG, from the coding sequence GTGACCGATTTCCCCATCACCCTGGCCGACATCCAGCAGGCGCGACAGACGATCCGCGACGTGGTGATCAACACGCCGGTTCTGCCCGCGGCGCAACTGTCGAGCGAACTGGGCGCGCAGGTATTCTACAAGGCCGAGAACACGCAGTACAGCGGGTCGTTCAAAGTGCGCGGGGCCTTCAACACCATCGCCCGCCTGAGCGCCGAAGAGAAGGCCAGGGGCGTGATCGCTCCCTCGGCGGGCAACCATGCCCAGGGTGTGGCCCTCGCCGCGCAGCTTCACGGGGTGCGCGCGGTGATTGTGATGCCCGAACGGGCGCCGCTGAAGAAGATCGTCGCCACGCGCCGCTTCGGGGCCGAGGTGATACTCCATGGCGACAGTTTCGACGCCGCCGCGGCCTACGCCGGCGAGTTGCAGGCCCGCCACGGCTACACCTACATCCACGCCTTCGATAATCCCTACGTCATTGCCGGTCAGGGCACGATTGGCCTGGAGCTTGCCGAGGCCCTGCCCAACCTGACCACCCTGGTCGTGCCAATCGGCGGCGGCGGCCTGATCGGCGGAGTCGCGCTGGCGCTGAAGGCGCTGCGGCCTGACACGCGCATCGTGGGCGTGCAGGCCGCCGGTTGCGCCCCCGTGCCTGCCTCCCTTGCCGCCGGTCGTCCCGTCGCCGTCGAAGCCGCTCGCACCATCGCCGACGGCATTGCGGTCAAGGCGCCGGGCCGCCTGACCCTGCCGCTCATCCAGGCGCTTGTGGACGAGGTGGTGGTGGTGGACGATGAGGACATCGTGCTGGCCATCGCCCACGTGGTGCAGAACAGCCGTCTGGTAGTCGAGGGCGCAGGCGCGGCGGGTGTGGCCGCCCTGCTCGCCGGCAAGACGCGCCTCGAACCTGGCTCGGTGGCGGCGGTGCTGCTCTGCGGAGGCAACATTGACGACGAACTGCTGGCCCGGGTGCTGGAAACGGCCATGGTGCGCCAGGGACGCTACCTGCTGCTGCGCACCAGCGTCGAGGACCGGCCCGGCGGCCTGGCGCGCCTGATCAATCTGGTAGCCGAGACCGGCGCCAGCGTGCTCGACCTGTTCCACCGCCGGGCCATGTGGCGCGTGCCGATCACCATGGCCGGGGTGGAACTGGTGCTGGAGGTGCGCGACGAAGAGCACGCCCAGGCCGTGCTGGAGCGCCTGCAACGCCACGGCTACCGCTGCGAGCGCGACGGCGTCGGGCCGTGGCCAGGATAG
- the aceA gene encoding isocitrate lyase, which translates to MTAEQEIAKIAASWSTPRFQGITRPYTAEDVYRLRGSIQIEYTLARMGAERLWHLLHTEPYVNALGALTGNQAMQQVRAGLKAIYLSGWQVAADANLAGQMYPDQSLYPANSVPHVVKRINQALQRADQIQHAEGKSDIYWFAPIVADGEAGFGGPLNVFELTKALIEAGAAGVHFEDQLASEKKCGHLGGKVLLPTQQAIRNLVAARLAADVMGVPTLIIARTDANAANLLTSDIDERDQPFLTGKRSPEGFFYVKPGLDQAIARGLAYAEYADMLWCETSEPSLEEARRFAEAIHAKYPGKLLAYNCSPSFNWKKKLSDADIARFQVELGKMGYKFQFVTLAGFHSLNYSMFQLARGYRDRGMSAYAELQEAEFGAEKDGYTATRHQREVGTGYFDEVSLVISGGVSSTTALAGSTEAEQFH; encoded by the coding sequence ATGACTGCTGAACAGGAGATCGCAAAGATTGCCGCGAGCTGGAGCACTCCCCGCTTCCAGGGCATTACACGGCCTTACACCGCAGAAGATGTCTATCGCCTGCGCGGCTCGATCCAGATCGAGTATACGCTGGCCCGAATGGGCGCCGAACGCCTCTGGCATCTGCTGCACACCGAGCCGTATGTGAACGCCCTGGGCGCCCTGACCGGCAACCAGGCGATGCAGCAGGTCAGGGCGGGGCTGAAGGCCATCTACCTCAGCGGGTGGCAGGTTGCCGCTGATGCCAACCTGGCAGGGCAGATGTATCCTGACCAGAGCCTCTATCCCGCCAACAGCGTGCCCCACGTGGTCAAGCGCATCAACCAGGCCCTGCAGCGCGCCGACCAGATCCAGCACGCCGAGGGCAAGAGCGATATTTACTGGTTCGCGCCGATTGTCGCCGATGGCGAAGCCGGCTTCGGCGGGCCGTTGAACGTCTTTGAGTTGACCAAGGCATTGATTGAAGCCGGCGCCGCCGGGGTGCATTTTGAGGATCAACTGGCTTCCGAGAAGAAATGCGGTCACCTGGGCGGCAAGGTGCTCCTGCCCACCCAGCAGGCCATTCGCAACCTGGTTGCCGCGCGTCTGGCCGCCGATGTGATGGGGGTGCCCACGCTGATCATCGCCCGCACCGATGCCAACGCCGCCAATCTCCTCACCAGCGACATTGATGAGCGCGACCAGCCCTTCCTCACCGGCAAGCGCTCTCCCGAGGGCTTCTTCTACGTGAAGCCTGGCCTCGACCAGGCTATCGCCCGCGGGCTGGCCTATGCCGAGTATGCCGACATGCTCTGGTGCGAGACCTCCGAGCCGAGTCTGGAGGAGGCCCGCCGCTTCGCCGAGGCGATCCACGCGAAGTACCCCGGCAAGCTCCTGGCCTATAACTGCTCCCCCTCGTTCAACTGGAAGAAGAAGCTCAGCGACGCCGATATCGCTCGCTTTCAGGTTGAACTCGGCAAGATGGGCTACAAGTTCCAGTTTGTAACCCTGGCTGGCTTCCATAGCCTTAACTACAGCATGTTCCAGCTTGCCCGCGGCTACCGCGACCGCGGCATGTCTGCCTACGCTGAATTGCAGGAGGCCGAGTTCGGCGCCGAGAAGGACGGCTACACCGCAACCCGTCACCAGCGCGAGGTCGGCACCGGCTACTTCGATGAGGTAAGCCTGGTAATCTCCGGCGGCGTCAGTTCGACCACTGCTCTGGCCGGCTCGACCGAGGCCGAGCAGTTTCATTAG
- a CDS encoding NAD-dependent epimerase/dehydratase family protein, whose product MAYYLIAGASGYVGSRLAERLLSAGHRVRGLVLNPDTPVVEQLASQGMSVWIGDLTRPETLVGIAEGAEYVFNLTSCSVLESSALHRTYVSGNLNLINACERTGPIAAYVFTSNVTPYGDAGDSWVNEDFPVAPQHLLGEVMAEAERNIMRVARERRFPAIILRVASIYGPERDPVTAMETGLTTIYGDGRNFVPHIHVDDLLDVLERIPLNGQPGAIYNVGDDEPLRQIELASEIRRRLGMVPPRTFSPAAALRAGLDPSIIGSLTASVRLDNRRLRHDLGLNLRYPSLRTWLDERLPVETAVAVDA is encoded by the coding sequence ATGGCGTACTACCTGATCGCAGGCGCGTCTGGCTATGTTGGCTCGCGGCTCGCGGAACGTCTGCTCTCGGCAGGACACCGGGTGCGCGGTCTGGTGTTGAACCCGGACACCCCGGTCGTCGAACAGCTTGCTTCGCAAGGCATGAGCGTCTGGATCGGCGACCTTACCCGCCCTGAAACGCTCGTGGGCATTGCCGAGGGCGCCGAGTACGTCTTTAATCTTACCTCGTGTTCCGTCCTTGAGAGCAGCGCCCTCCATCGCACCTACGTGAGCGGCAACCTGAACCTGATCAACGCCTGCGAGCGGACCGGCCCCATCGCCGCCTACGTCTTCACCTCAAATGTGACGCCCTACGGAGACGCTGGCGACTCCTGGGTGAACGAAGACTTCCCCGTAGCGCCGCAGCACCTCCTTGGCGAGGTCATGGCCGAGGCCGAGCGCAACATTATGCGTGTCGCCCGCGAGCGGCGCTTCCCCGCGATCATCTTGCGGGTCGCGTCAATTTACGGCCCCGAGCGCGATCCGGTGACGGCTATGGAGACCGGTCTGACCACTATCTACGGCGATGGTCGCAACTTCGTGCCACATATCCACGTGGACGATCTGCTCGACGTGCTTGAGCGCATTCCGCTGAATGGTCAGCCGGGCGCGATCTACAACGTCGGCGACGATGAGCCGTTGCGCCAGATTGAGCTGGCCAGCGAGATTCGCCGGCGCCTGGGCATGGTGCCGCCCCGCACCTTCTCGCCTGCCGCCGCGCTGCGCGCCGGCCTCGACCCGAGCATCATCGGTTCACTGACGGCCTCGGTGCGCCTCGACAACCGTCGCCTGCGCCACGACCTGGGTCTCAACCTGCGCTACCCCAGCCTCCGCACGTGGCTCGATGAGCGCCTCCCCGTCGAGACTGCGGTGGCCGTGGATGCGTAG
- the aceB gene encoding malate synthase A translates to MTDLSLPAGMQILGRITPEYATILTPQALDLVARLHRRFNPRRLELLAARQARQAELDAGKRPDFLPETAHIRAGDWTIAPVPPQLNDRRVEITGPVDRKMVINALNSGARVFMADFEDANTPTWDNQISGQINLRDALRRTISYTSPEGKQYSLNHNPAVLFVRPRGWHLPEKHVLVDGEPVSGALFDFALYFFHNARQAIEVQGGPYFYLPKLESHLEARLWNDVFLDAQSYLGLPGGTIKATVLIETILAAFEMDEILYELREHSAGLNCGRWDYIFSCIKKFRNDPQFCLADRALVTMTTHFMRSYSLLSIKTCHRRGAHAMGGMAAQIPIKNDPEANEAALAKVRADKEREVNDGHDGTWVAHPGLVPVAMEVFDAVMKTPNQIHRTREDVQVTAEDLLKFGPEGPITEAGMRLNINVGIQYLGAWLAGNGCVPVFNLMEDAATAEISRAQIWQWIRSPKGRLDDGRKVTVELFRQFLPEELQRVREILGPAYEDGRYEEAAELFDAITTSDEFVEFLTLPAYDRID, encoded by the coding sequence ATGACCGATCTCTCCCTGCCCGCGGGTATGCAGATCCTCGGGCGCATTACCCCGGAGTACGCCACAATCCTTACCCCTCAGGCGCTGGACCTGGTCGCCCGCCTCCACCGGCGCTTCAACCCCCGCCGCCTGGAGTTGCTGGCCGCGCGTCAGGCGCGCCAGGCCGAACTCGACGCTGGCAAGCGCCCCGATTTTCTGCCCGAAACGGCCCACATTCGCGCTGGCGACTGGACGATCGCTCCCGTCCCCCCTCAGTTGAATGACCGCCGCGTGGAGATCACCGGCCCGGTGGACCGCAAGATGGTGATCAACGCCCTGAACTCGGGGGCCAGGGTCTTCATGGCCGACTTTGAAGATGCGAATACGCCTACCTGGGACAATCAGATCAGCGGGCAGATCAATCTGCGCGACGCCCTGCGGCGCACCATCAGCTACACCTCGCCCGAGGGCAAGCAGTATTCCCTCAACCACAACCCCGCTGTGCTCTTCGTCCGTCCTCGCGGCTGGCACCTGCCCGAAAAGCATGTCCTCGTGGACGGCGAGCCAGTCTCCGGCGCGCTGTTCGACTTCGCGCTCTACTTCTTCCATAACGCGCGCCAGGCTATCGAGGTTCAGGGCGGGCCATACTTCTACCTGCCCAAGCTGGAAAGCCACCTCGAAGCGCGGCTCTGGAACGATGTGTTCCTTGATGCCCAGTCCTACCTTGGCCTCCCCGGCGGCACGATCAAAGCCACCGTGCTGATCGAGACCATCCTCGCCGCCTTCGAGATGGACGAGATCCTCTACGAACTGCGCGAGCACTCCGCCGGGCTGAACTGCGGGCGCTGGGACTACATCTTCTCCTGCATCAAGAAGTTCCGCAACGACCCCCAGTTCTGCCTGGCCGACCGCGCCCTGGTCACCATGACCACGCACTTCATGCGTTCCTACTCGCTCCTCAGCATCAAAACCTGCCACCGCCGCGGGGCCCACGCTATGGGCGGGATGGCCGCGCAGATCCCCATTAAAAACGACCCGGAGGCCAATGAGGCGGCCCTGGCCAAGGTGCGCGCCGACAAGGAGCGCGAGGTCAACGATGGTCACGACGGCACCTGGGTGGCCCATCCAGGATTGGTGCCGGTGGCTATGGAAGTCTTCGACGCGGTGATGAAGACCCCCAACCAGATCCATCGCACCCGCGAGGATGTGCAGGTCACCGCCGAGGATCTGCTCAAGTTCGGGCCGGAGGGGCCGATCACCGAAGCCGGGATGCGCCTCAACATCAATGTCGGCATCCAGTACCTCGGCGCCTGGCTGGCCGGCAATGGGTGTGTTCCAGTCTTTAACCTGATGGAAGACGCCGCCACCGCCGAGATTTCGCGCGCGCAGATCTGGCAGTGGATCCGCAGCCCCAAAGGCCGGCTCGACGACGGCCGCAAGGTTACGGTTGAGCTGTTCCGCCAGTTCCTGCCCGAGGAACTTCAGCGGGTGCGCGAGATCCTCGGTCCGGCCTACGAAGACGGTCGCTACGAAGAGGCCGCCGAACTCTTCGATGCCATCACGACCAGCGACGAGTTCGTCGAGTTCCTTACCCTCCCGGCCTACGACCGGATTGATTAG
- a CDS encoding nucleotide pyrophosphohydrolase codes for MDIKELTDRINQFVADKGWYAPDSIFPQTPRNIAISVAVEAAELLEHFQFSETPKDPDELAGELADVANYLFQLAYLLNIDLEQAILDKLQRNYGRTWE; via the coding sequence ATGGACATCAAAGAACTCACCGACCGCATCAACCAGTTCGTCGCCGACAAAGGCTGGTACGCCCCCGACTCAATCTTTCCGCAGACCCCGCGAAACATCGCCATCTCGGTCGCCGTTGAAGCCGCCGAGTTGCTCGAGCATTTCCAGTTCAGCGAAACGCCAAAGGACCCCGATGAACTGGCCGGGGAACTCGCCGACGTCGCCAACTACCTCTTTCAACTCGCCTACCTGTTGAACATTGACCTCGAACAGGCCATTCTCGACAAGCTCCAGCGCAACTATGGCCGCACCTGGGAGTAA